The following proteins come from a genomic window of Doryrhamphus excisus isolate RoL2022-K1 chromosome 12, RoL_Dexc_1.0, whole genome shotgun sequence:
- the dhx38 gene encoding pre-mRNA-splicing factor ATP-dependent RNA helicase PRP16 isoform X2, which yields MIMSDDESMHRLEGSDPTAQFGGLIVKKKTAAVENHVFRAPTPRTSLLGLDLLAAQKRKEREIKEQNDGEDRDRKKSKVSSYKDWEEGKSDSGSDDEDDEKNRQDKKERKYRMSGSETPSSPGGVSDEFRRRHQQREKDRREHGVFVSSKEDRNRDKDRDKGRDRRSERDTREGNSSSRSHRSERSERSQRDGWSDRISRGSRRDEPQSPQQRPRDGSTPSRSNWEEDDSGYASSRHSQWESPSPAPSARDSDRSERSRLVGRESERRDRSVRGRYPDDTPLPTPSYKYNEWANDRKHLGSTPRLSQGKGKKDGEGGISFENEGEKEQWEEDQKQADRDWYMMDEGYDEFHNPFTSTSDEYIKKREQILQKQTQKRISAQKRQINEDNERWETNRMLTSGVVQRLEVDEDFEEDNAAKVHLLVHNLVPPFLDGRIVFTKQPEPVIPVKDATSDMAIISRKGSQLVRKHREQKERKKAQHKHWELAGTKLGDIMGIKKTEDDGGGQEVGEDGKVDYKAEQKFADHMKEKSEASSEFAKKKSIVEQRQYLPIFAVRQQLLNIIRDNSIVIVVGETGSGKTTQLTQYLHEDGYTSYGMVGCTQPRRVAAMSVAKRVSEEIGTNLGEEVGYAIRFEDCTCEKTMIKYMTDGILLRESLRESDLDHYSAVIMDEAHERSLNTDVLFGLLREVVSRRTDLKLIVTSATMDSDKFAAFFGNVPIFHIPGRTFPVDILFSKTPQEDYVEAAVKQALQIHLSGLIGDILIFMPGQEDIEVTSDQIVERLEDLENAPALAVLPIYSQLPSDLQAKIFQKAPDGVRKCIVATNIAETSLTVDGIMFVVDAGYCKLKVFNPRIGMDALQVYPISQANANQRAGRAGRTGPGQCYRLYTQSAYKNEMLTTTIPEIQRTNLANVVLLLKSLGVQDLLLFHFMDPPPEDNMLNSMYQLWILGALDNTGSLTPTGRMMVEFPLDPALSKMLIVSCDMGCSADILIIVSMLSVPAIFYRPKGREEESDQVREKFSVPESDHLTYLNVYMQWKNNNYSSIWCNDHFIHTKAMRKVREVRSQLKDIMVQQRMNLISCGSDWDIIRKCICAAYFHQAAKLKGIGEYVNVRTGMPCHLHPTSSLFGMGYTPDYIIYHELVMTTKEYMQCVTAVDGEWLAELGPMFYSIKHAGRSRQENRRRAKEEITNMEEEMALAQEQLRSRRDEQERKNCGNVKSVRICTPGRREEAPMTPRRTPSRFGL from the exons ATG ATAATGAGTGACGATGAGTCTATGCACCGACTGGAAGGGAGTGATCCCACTGCTCAGTTTGGCGGACTAATTGTCAAGAAGAAGACCGCTGCTGTAGAAAACCATGTTTTTCGGGCACCTACCCCGCGAACCTCTCTACTGGGTTTGGATCTGCTGGCGGCTCAGAAAAGGAAAGAACGAGAGATTAAAGAACAGAATGATGGTGAGgacagagacagaaaaaaatcaaaagtgtCTTCCTACAAAGACTGGGAGGAAGGTAAAAGTGATTCTGGGtcagatgatgaagatgatgaaaagAACAGACAGGATAAAAAAGAGAG GAAGTACCGTATGAGTGGCTCAGAGACACCTTCCAGTCCTGGAGGAGTCAGTGATGAGTTCCGTCGCCGGCACCAgcagagagagaaagacagacgtGAGCATGGCGTCTTCGTCTCCTCCAAAGAAGACAGGAACAGAGACAAAGACAGGGATAAGGGCAGAGATCGGCGCAGTGAAAGAG ATACACGAGAAGGAAACTCTAGTAGCCGCTCACACCGCAGCGAGAGGAGTGAGCGCTCACAGAGAGATGGCTGGTCAGACCGCATCAGCCGGGGGAGCAGGAGGGATGAACCCCAGTCACCACAGCAACGCCCCAGGG ATGGTTCCACACCTTCCCGCTCAAACTGGGAAGAGGATGACAGTGGTTATGCCAGTTCACGACATTCCCAATGGGAGTCGCCTTCTCCTGCTCCTTCTGCAAGAGATTCCGACCGCTCAGAGCGGAGTCGCCTGGTTGGCCGAGAGAGTGAAAGAAGAGATcg GTCAGTGAGAGGCCGTTATCCTGACGACACACCCCTGCCCACTCCGTCTTACAAGTACAACGAGTGGGCCAATGACAGGAAGCATTTAGGCTCCACCCCCCGTTTATCTCAAGGGAAAG GTAAAAAAGACGGTGAGGGTGGAATATCATTTGAAAATGAGGGTGAGAAAGAACAATGGGAAGAAGATCAAAAG CAAGCTGACAGAGACTGGTACATGATGGATGAAGGTTATGATGAGTTCCACAACCCCTTTACTTCCACATCTGATGAGTATATCAAGAAGAGAGAGCAGATCCTTCAGAAACAGACTCAGAAACGTATATCTGCCCAGAAGCGTCAAATCAACGAG GACAATGAGCGATGGGAGACCAATCGTATGTTGACAAGTGGTGTAGTGCAGAGGTTGGAGGTGGATGAAGACTTTGAGGAGGACAATGCAGCAAAGGTTCACCTGCTGGTTCACAACTTGGTCCCTCCTTTCTTAGATGGGAGAATAGTGTTCACTAAACAG CCAGAGCCGGTCATCCCTGTGAAAGATGCTACCTCTGACATGGCCATCATCTCCCGCAAGGGTAGTCAGCTTGTTCGTAAACATCGTGAACAGAAAGAACGTAAAAAG gcacaacacaaacactGGGAACTGGCAGGCACCAAGTTGGGTGACATCATGGGTATCAAGAAGACTGAGGACGATGGTGGAGGTCAAGAGGTTGGCGAGGACGGCAAAGTAGATTATAA AGCAGAGCAGAAGTTTGCAGATCACATGAAAGAGAAGAGTGAGGCCAGCAGTGAGTTTGCTAAGAAGAAAAGCATTGTGGAGCAGAGGCAGTACTTGCCTATTTTTGCTGTCAGGCAGCAGCTTCTTAACATCATACG GGACAACAGTATAGTAATTGTTGTTGGTGAAACGGGCAGTGGGAAAACCACTCAGCTGACCCAGTACCTCCATGAGGATGGCTACACCAGCTACGGCATGGTGGGCTGTACGCAGCCTCGCAGAGTGGCCGCCATGAGTGTGGCAAAGAGAGTCAGTGAGGAGATCGGCACCAACTTGGGAGAGGAG GTGGGCTATGCAATTCGTTTTGAGGACTGCACGTGTGAGAAAACAATGATAAAGTACATGACAGATGGTATTCTACTGAGAGAGTCACTGAGGGAATCTGACCTGGACCATTACAGTGCCGTTATCATGGATGAAGCTCATGAGCGCTCCCTGAATACCGATGTACTATTTGGTCTGCTCCGTGAG GTTGTATCACGGCGCACCGATTTGAAACTCATTGTTACTTCCGCCACAATGGACTCTGAcaaatttgcagcattttttggCAATGTACCTATATTCCACATTCCAGGAAGAACATTCCCTGTTGACATATTATTTAGCAAG ACTCCTCAGGAGGACTATGTGGAGGCAGCAGTGAAACAGGCCCTGCAGATCCACCTCAGTGGGTTGATAGGCGACATCCTCATCTTTATGCCTGGTCAGGAAGATATCGAG GTGACATCAGATCAGATTGTGGAGCGATTGGAGGATTTGGAGAATGCTCCTGCTCTGGCTGTACTGCCCATTTACTCCCAGCTACCGTCTGACCTCCAGGCCAAAATCTTCCAGAAG GCCCCAGATGGTGTTCGAAAATGTATTGTTGCAACCAACATAGCTGAGACTTCCCTCACTGTAGATGGGATTATGTTCGTTGTGGATGCGGGATACTGCAAACTTAAG GTGTTCAATCCTCGCATTGGAATGGATGCACTACAAGTATATCCCATTAGTCAAGCGAATGCAAACCAGCGTGCTGGCAGAGCAGGTCGTACAGGACCAGGGCAGTGTTACAG GCTCTACACTCAGAGCGCCTATAAGAATGAGATGCTGACCACCACCATACCAGAGATACAGAGGACCAACTTGGCCAACGTAGTCCTGCTGTTGAAGTCACTGGGCGTTCAGGATTTGCTTCTCTTCCACTTCATGGACCCGCCCCCAGAAGACAACATGCTTAACTCCATGTATCAGCTCTGGATCCTGGGAGCTCTTGATAACACTG GTTCCTTAACACCAACTGGCCGAATGATGGTGGAATTCCCCCTTGACCCGGCGCTGTCCAAGATGCTGATTGTATCTTGCGACATGGGCTGCAGCGCAGACATCCTCATCATCGTTTCCATGCTGTCTGTGCCAGCCATCTTCTACAGACCAAAG GGTCGTGAAGAAGAGAGTGACCAGGTTAGGGAGAAGTTCTCTGTGCCAGAGAGTGACCACCTGACATACCTCAATGTCTACATGCagtggaaaaacaacaattattcCAGCATCTGGTGCAACGATCACTTCATTCACACAAAGGCCATGCGCAAG GTACGTGAAGTGCGCTCCCAGTTAAAAGACATCATGGTGCAGCAGAGGATGAACCTAATATCCTGTGGTTCAGACTGGGACATCATCAGGAAGTGCATCTGTGCTGCTTACTTCCACCAGGCTGCCAAGCTCAAG GGCATTGGTGAATATGTTAATGTGAGGACAGGCATGCCATGTCACCTACATCCAACCAGCTCCCTCTTTGGTATGGGCTACACGCCCGACTACATCATTTATCACGAGCTTGTGATGACCACCAAG GAATACATGCAGTGTGTGACTGCAGTGGATGGAGAGTGGCTCGCAGAGCTTGGACCTATGTTCTATAGCATCAAACATGCTGGAAGAAGCAGACAA GAAAACCGTCGACGCGCCAAGGAGGAGATAACCAACATGGAGGAAGAGATGGCGTTGGCTCAGGAGCAGCTACGAAGCCGTCGAGATGAGCAGGAGAGGAAGAACTGCGGCAATGTGAA GTCTGTGAGAATCTGCACCCCAGGAAGACGAGAAGAGGCCCCCATGACACCTCGACGCACCCCTTCCCGCTTTGGACTGTAA
- the dhx38 gene encoding pre-mRNA-splicing factor ATP-dependent RNA helicase PRP16 isoform X1 produces MIMSDDESMHRLEGSDPTAQFGGLIVKKKTAAVENHVFRAPTPRTSLLGLDLLAAQKRKEREIKEQNDGEDRDRKKSKVSSYKDWEEGKSDSGSDDEDDEKNRQDKKESRKYRMSGSETPSSPGGVSDEFRRRHQQREKDRREHGVFVSSKEDRNRDKDRDKGRDRRSERDTREGNSSSRSHRSERSERSQRDGWSDRISRGSRRDEPQSPQQRPRDGSTPSRSNWEEDDSGYASSRHSQWESPSPAPSARDSDRSERSRLVGRESERRDRSVRGRYPDDTPLPTPSYKYNEWANDRKHLGSTPRLSQGKGKKDGEGGISFENEGEKEQWEEDQKQADRDWYMMDEGYDEFHNPFTSTSDEYIKKREQILQKQTQKRISAQKRQINEDNERWETNRMLTSGVVQRLEVDEDFEEDNAAKVHLLVHNLVPPFLDGRIVFTKQPEPVIPVKDATSDMAIISRKGSQLVRKHREQKERKKAQHKHWELAGTKLGDIMGIKKTEDDGGGQEVGEDGKVDYKAEQKFADHMKEKSEASSEFAKKKSIVEQRQYLPIFAVRQQLLNIIRDNSIVIVVGETGSGKTTQLTQYLHEDGYTSYGMVGCTQPRRVAAMSVAKRVSEEIGTNLGEEVGYAIRFEDCTCEKTMIKYMTDGILLRESLRESDLDHYSAVIMDEAHERSLNTDVLFGLLREVVSRRTDLKLIVTSATMDSDKFAAFFGNVPIFHIPGRTFPVDILFSKTPQEDYVEAAVKQALQIHLSGLIGDILIFMPGQEDIEVTSDQIVERLEDLENAPALAVLPIYSQLPSDLQAKIFQKAPDGVRKCIVATNIAETSLTVDGIMFVVDAGYCKLKVFNPRIGMDALQVYPISQANANQRAGRAGRTGPGQCYRLYTQSAYKNEMLTTTIPEIQRTNLANVVLLLKSLGVQDLLLFHFMDPPPEDNMLNSMYQLWILGALDNTGSLTPTGRMMVEFPLDPALSKMLIVSCDMGCSADILIIVSMLSVPAIFYRPKGREEESDQVREKFSVPESDHLTYLNVYMQWKNNNYSSIWCNDHFIHTKAMRKVREVRSQLKDIMVQQRMNLISCGSDWDIIRKCICAAYFHQAAKLKGIGEYVNVRTGMPCHLHPTSSLFGMGYTPDYIIYHELVMTTKEYMQCVTAVDGEWLAELGPMFYSIKHAGRSRQENRRRAKEEITNMEEEMALAQEQLRSRRDEQERKNCGNVKSVRICTPGRREEAPMTPRRTPSRFGL; encoded by the exons ATG ATAATGAGTGACGATGAGTCTATGCACCGACTGGAAGGGAGTGATCCCACTGCTCAGTTTGGCGGACTAATTGTCAAGAAGAAGACCGCTGCTGTAGAAAACCATGTTTTTCGGGCACCTACCCCGCGAACCTCTCTACTGGGTTTGGATCTGCTGGCGGCTCAGAAAAGGAAAGAACGAGAGATTAAAGAACAGAATGATGGTGAGgacagagacagaaaaaaatcaaaagtgtCTTCCTACAAAGACTGGGAGGAAGGTAAAAGTGATTCTGGGtcagatgatgaagatgatgaaaagAACAGACAGGATAAAAAAGAGAG TAGGAAGTACCGTATGAGTGGCTCAGAGACACCTTCCAGTCCTGGAGGAGTCAGTGATGAGTTCCGTCGCCGGCACCAgcagagagagaaagacagacgtGAGCATGGCGTCTTCGTCTCCTCCAAAGAAGACAGGAACAGAGACAAAGACAGGGATAAGGGCAGAGATCGGCGCAGTGAAAGAG ATACACGAGAAGGAAACTCTAGTAGCCGCTCACACCGCAGCGAGAGGAGTGAGCGCTCACAGAGAGATGGCTGGTCAGACCGCATCAGCCGGGGGAGCAGGAGGGATGAACCCCAGTCACCACAGCAACGCCCCAGGG ATGGTTCCACACCTTCCCGCTCAAACTGGGAAGAGGATGACAGTGGTTATGCCAGTTCACGACATTCCCAATGGGAGTCGCCTTCTCCTGCTCCTTCTGCAAGAGATTCCGACCGCTCAGAGCGGAGTCGCCTGGTTGGCCGAGAGAGTGAAAGAAGAGATcg GTCAGTGAGAGGCCGTTATCCTGACGACACACCCCTGCCCACTCCGTCTTACAAGTACAACGAGTGGGCCAATGACAGGAAGCATTTAGGCTCCACCCCCCGTTTATCTCAAGGGAAAG GTAAAAAAGACGGTGAGGGTGGAATATCATTTGAAAATGAGGGTGAGAAAGAACAATGGGAAGAAGATCAAAAG CAAGCTGACAGAGACTGGTACATGATGGATGAAGGTTATGATGAGTTCCACAACCCCTTTACTTCCACATCTGATGAGTATATCAAGAAGAGAGAGCAGATCCTTCAGAAACAGACTCAGAAACGTATATCTGCCCAGAAGCGTCAAATCAACGAG GACAATGAGCGATGGGAGACCAATCGTATGTTGACAAGTGGTGTAGTGCAGAGGTTGGAGGTGGATGAAGACTTTGAGGAGGACAATGCAGCAAAGGTTCACCTGCTGGTTCACAACTTGGTCCCTCCTTTCTTAGATGGGAGAATAGTGTTCACTAAACAG CCAGAGCCGGTCATCCCTGTGAAAGATGCTACCTCTGACATGGCCATCATCTCCCGCAAGGGTAGTCAGCTTGTTCGTAAACATCGTGAACAGAAAGAACGTAAAAAG gcacaacacaaacactGGGAACTGGCAGGCACCAAGTTGGGTGACATCATGGGTATCAAGAAGACTGAGGACGATGGTGGAGGTCAAGAGGTTGGCGAGGACGGCAAAGTAGATTATAA AGCAGAGCAGAAGTTTGCAGATCACATGAAAGAGAAGAGTGAGGCCAGCAGTGAGTTTGCTAAGAAGAAAAGCATTGTGGAGCAGAGGCAGTACTTGCCTATTTTTGCTGTCAGGCAGCAGCTTCTTAACATCATACG GGACAACAGTATAGTAATTGTTGTTGGTGAAACGGGCAGTGGGAAAACCACTCAGCTGACCCAGTACCTCCATGAGGATGGCTACACCAGCTACGGCATGGTGGGCTGTACGCAGCCTCGCAGAGTGGCCGCCATGAGTGTGGCAAAGAGAGTCAGTGAGGAGATCGGCACCAACTTGGGAGAGGAG GTGGGCTATGCAATTCGTTTTGAGGACTGCACGTGTGAGAAAACAATGATAAAGTACATGACAGATGGTATTCTACTGAGAGAGTCACTGAGGGAATCTGACCTGGACCATTACAGTGCCGTTATCATGGATGAAGCTCATGAGCGCTCCCTGAATACCGATGTACTATTTGGTCTGCTCCGTGAG GTTGTATCACGGCGCACCGATTTGAAACTCATTGTTACTTCCGCCACAATGGACTCTGAcaaatttgcagcattttttggCAATGTACCTATATTCCACATTCCAGGAAGAACATTCCCTGTTGACATATTATTTAGCAAG ACTCCTCAGGAGGACTATGTGGAGGCAGCAGTGAAACAGGCCCTGCAGATCCACCTCAGTGGGTTGATAGGCGACATCCTCATCTTTATGCCTGGTCAGGAAGATATCGAG GTGACATCAGATCAGATTGTGGAGCGATTGGAGGATTTGGAGAATGCTCCTGCTCTGGCTGTACTGCCCATTTACTCCCAGCTACCGTCTGACCTCCAGGCCAAAATCTTCCAGAAG GCCCCAGATGGTGTTCGAAAATGTATTGTTGCAACCAACATAGCTGAGACTTCCCTCACTGTAGATGGGATTATGTTCGTTGTGGATGCGGGATACTGCAAACTTAAG GTGTTCAATCCTCGCATTGGAATGGATGCACTACAAGTATATCCCATTAGTCAAGCGAATGCAAACCAGCGTGCTGGCAGAGCAGGTCGTACAGGACCAGGGCAGTGTTACAG GCTCTACACTCAGAGCGCCTATAAGAATGAGATGCTGACCACCACCATACCAGAGATACAGAGGACCAACTTGGCCAACGTAGTCCTGCTGTTGAAGTCACTGGGCGTTCAGGATTTGCTTCTCTTCCACTTCATGGACCCGCCCCCAGAAGACAACATGCTTAACTCCATGTATCAGCTCTGGATCCTGGGAGCTCTTGATAACACTG GTTCCTTAACACCAACTGGCCGAATGATGGTGGAATTCCCCCTTGACCCGGCGCTGTCCAAGATGCTGATTGTATCTTGCGACATGGGCTGCAGCGCAGACATCCTCATCATCGTTTCCATGCTGTCTGTGCCAGCCATCTTCTACAGACCAAAG GGTCGTGAAGAAGAGAGTGACCAGGTTAGGGAGAAGTTCTCTGTGCCAGAGAGTGACCACCTGACATACCTCAATGTCTACATGCagtggaaaaacaacaattattcCAGCATCTGGTGCAACGATCACTTCATTCACACAAAGGCCATGCGCAAG GTACGTGAAGTGCGCTCCCAGTTAAAAGACATCATGGTGCAGCAGAGGATGAACCTAATATCCTGTGGTTCAGACTGGGACATCATCAGGAAGTGCATCTGTGCTGCTTACTTCCACCAGGCTGCCAAGCTCAAG GGCATTGGTGAATATGTTAATGTGAGGACAGGCATGCCATGTCACCTACATCCAACCAGCTCCCTCTTTGGTATGGGCTACACGCCCGACTACATCATTTATCACGAGCTTGTGATGACCACCAAG GAATACATGCAGTGTGTGACTGCAGTGGATGGAGAGTGGCTCGCAGAGCTTGGACCTATGTTCTATAGCATCAAACATGCTGGAAGAAGCAGACAA GAAAACCGTCGACGCGCCAAGGAGGAGATAACCAACATGGAGGAAGAGATGGCGTTGGCTCAGGAGCAGCTACGAAGCCGTCGAGATGAGCAGGAGAGGAAGAACTGCGGCAATGTGAA GTCTGTGAGAATCTGCACCCCAGGAAGACGAGAAGAGGCCCCCATGACACCTCGACGCACCCCTTCCCGCTTTGGACTGTAA